The following proteins are co-located in the Chaetodon trifascialis isolate fChaTrf1 chromosome 14, fChaTrf1.hap1, whole genome shotgun sequence genome:
- the fam98b gene encoding protein FAM98B has translation MECDILDSLEQLGYDGPLLEEKALLTAAEGGLSSAKFVELCRWLASRLKPLCDLEESITSGPDDMDSLQVEMSGLLKELHCPYKDVVSRILKGSVPNAKDHLKFVLFLSSELQAAQIVKSRGVTDEQTEESPACQELRTICETLNLPEPRGQDAAGVFSQVQDKVDKVLEELPNGSIGNPVLKKPLCSEQWEKLRSINAVLSSEYECRRRMLIKRLDVTVQSFGWSDRAKVKVDSMARAYQPKRHSLRPQSTVDMAELLAAREDICNVVKTSSGSSREKTTCAVNKILMGRVPDRGGRPSEIEAPPPEMPPWQKRQDGGGGGGWGGRGGRGGGGWGGGRGGGGGGGWKGGGWNQGGHGGHGSYGGHGGHGGKRGRYQY, from the exons ATGGAGTGTGACATTTTGGACTCGTTAGAGCAGCTTGG GTATGACGGccctctgctggaggagaaggcGCTGCTCACAGCCGCAGAGGGAGGCCTGTCTTCGGCTAAGTTTGTGGAGCTCTGCAGGTGGCTGGCATCCAGGTTAAAGCCGCTGTGCGATCTGGAGGAGAGCATTACTTCCGGTCCAG ACGACATGGACAGCCTTCAGGTGGAGATGAGTGGTTTGCTGAAGGAGTTGCACTGTCCTTACAAAGACGTCGTTTCAAGGATCCTCAAGGGCAGTGTGCCAAATGCAAAAGACCATCTCAAGTTTGTCT TGTTTCTGAGCTCTGAGCTCCAGGCAGCTCAGATCGTGAAGAGCAGAGGAGTCACTGATGAACAAACTGAAGAGAGTCCAGCGTGTCAGGAGCTCCGGACGATCTGTGAAACCCTGAATCTACCAGAGCCCAGAGGACAGGACGCGGCAGGAGTATTCTCTCAAGTCCAAGACAAG GTTGATAAAGTACTTGAAGAGCTTCCAAATGGCTCCATTGGAAACCCGGTGCTAAAAAAACCTCTATGCAGTGAACAGTGG gagaAGTTGCGCAGCATAAACGCGGTCCTGTCTTCGGAGTACGAGTGTCGGCGCAGGATGCTGATCAAACGGCTCGACGTCACAGTTCAGTCTTTCGGCTGGTCAGACAGAGCCAAG GTAAAGGTGGACAGCATGGCGAGGGCCTACCAGCCTAAGAGACACTCTCTGAGGCCACAGTCCACAGTGGACATGGCCGAGCTGCTGGCTGCCAGAGAAGACATCTGCAACGTGGTGAAGACCAGCAGCGGCTCCAGCCGGGAGAAGACGACTTGTGCTGTCAACAAG ATCCTGATGGGGAGAGTCCCGGACAGAGGAGGACGTCCCTCGGAGATAGAAGCACCACCTCCTGAGATGCCACCATGGCAAAAAAGACAAGACGGTGGAGGAGGTGGCGGCTGGGGAGGCcgtggtggaagaggaggaggtggttgggggggaggaagaggaggaggaggcggtggaggtTGGAAAGGAGGTGGATGGAACCAAGGAGGACATGGTGGACATGGTAGCTATGGAGGACATGGTGGACACGGAGGAAAAAGAGGACGGTACCAGTATTAA